In the Clostridium beijerinckii genome, one interval contains:
- a CDS encoding AIM24 family protein, which translates to MVKCKNLFENKNIEIVESRGGVKVLEYKKDLSVSTTTAMAAYFASEMNVRKRQVLIELNGNAYTISSGVMQWTAGSVSMAADIKGIGDFFGKAISSKVTKESAIKPKYQGNGLLMLEPTYRHILLEEVSEWGGMVLDDGLFLACESKVQQKIVARTNISSAMLGNEGLFNLCLKGEGIAVLESPVPRSELIEFILDNDEVRIDGNFAIAWSNSLEFRVEKSSKSLIGSAVSGEGLVNVYRGTGKILMAPIS; encoded by the coding sequence AATATAAAAAAGATTTGAGTGTAAGCACTACAACTGCAATGGCAGCATATTTTGCTTCAGAGATGAATGTTAGAAAAAGACAGGTTTTAATTGAGTTGAATGGTAATGCTTACACAATAAGTTCCGGAGTAATGCAGTGGACAGCAGGATCTGTGAGTATGGCTGCTGATATTAAGGGAATTGGTGATTTTTTTGGAAAAGCTATATCATCAAAGGTAACAAAAGAGTCTGCTATTAAACCAAAATATCAGGGAAATGGTTTATTGATGTTAGAACCAACATATAGGCATATTTTGCTTGAGGAAGTTTCGGAATGGGGAGGGATGGTTTTAGATGATGGACTTTTCTTAGCGTGTGAGTCTAAGGTTCAGCAAAAGATAGTTGCGAGGACAAATATCTCTTCGGCAATGCTTGGGAATGAAGGACTATTTAATTTGTGTCTAAAAGGTGAAGGGATAGCCGTGCTAGAAAGTCCTGTTCCAAGAAGCGAATTGATAGAATTTATATTAGATAATGATGAGGTGCGGATTGATGGGAATTTTGCAATTGCTTGGTCTAATTCTTTAGAGTTTAGAGTTGAAAAGTCTAGTAAAAGTTTAATTGGATCTGCAGTCTCAGGAGAGGGATTGGTTAACGTATATAGGGGAACAGGAAAAATACTTATGGCTCCAATATCATAG